The Chryseobacterium phocaeense genome includes the window AATTGGGCGTAAGGTAGACCGAAAATAGTTCTCTGAGGGTTGGTGACAACACCTCCGGCATCCCTTTTCTGATTGAATATACTTAAAATGTTACCCGCAAGTTCTACTTTTCCGTTAAAATAAAAAGCATTCGGGTAATCTTTTTTACCGATCTCATTATATACAAAATTATAGATCATGGAGGAAATCAGGATATCCTGTGTCTGCCTGTCTTTATTCACCAGCGATCCCATAAATGCCAGCAGGAGATCCTGGCCTTTTTTATCGAGTGTGGTGTAGTAAGGAATGTCTTTCAGGATCATCTCTGAAACATCATCAATACTAAGCTGCCCTGAACGGTATCTGTTCTCAATGCTCGCAATTTCCGGAACCGAGGAATTAGAAGTGTAAGCAAAATAATTAGCGAACATATCGTCCTTTATGACTGCGTCATTGGCAAAATAATCATAATAGGCATCTTTGTTTTTCGTAAGACTGACCTGGGTGTTGAAAAGGGTAAGCCTGTGCGAAACCTGGTCATTCACATTGGCCTGGTAATTCAGGCCGGTATTAAAGTTAACCCTTCCCAAACCGATATTATTCTGTACCGATGCTCCCAGAAGGATAGAAGAAGTAGGGGTGTATCTTTTTGGAAGAAGCTTGTAATAATCAAATGGCAGAAGAAGTCTCGGGAAATTCAGTGAAGCCTGCGCTGAAATCTCGTAAGCAAGTTCTCTTTTATCAATATTTTTTGTACTTCTTATGGACCCAAATGTTCCGGATATGCTCGTAGAAAGGTTTTCCGCTCCCTTAAAGACATTTCTTGTGGTAAGGTCTACAGATGGTGATACCCCAAGATTCAGAAGCTGGGAGTAATTGATATCCGTTCCCAGTTTCAGTTCATATTTCGGAAGAGGTTTCAATACATACAGAACATCAACAATACTGTCATTAGGGGCCATAGTTCCGCCTCTTCTCAGGGAATCCCTGGCCTTGATAATACTGAAGTTATTCATAGCAATAAAATTCCGCTTGGTAAGATCAAGGGCTTTCTGGTCATATACCTTTTTATGGTCTACGATTACGGCTCTCCATAAAGATGATGTTTTATAGCTTTCATCTACCTTATGAAACCTGATTCTTCTTAAGCTGTCTTTAACTGTATTTTTCGGAAAATCGCCAGCTTCGTTCACAATAGCCACATCTATATTTCCTATGGTGGCTACTTTATACCGGTGGTCAGCAGAATCTTTATGGATTTCTAAAGTTAAAGGAACCTGTTTTTTACTTTTCAGGGAGTCTGCAACAAAATATACCTCTTCATTGGTGCTGTTGAATCTGTAATATCCGTTTTCCCGCATCAGCTCGTTGATTCGGGTCACTTCTTTTTCAAGAACGGTCTGATCAAGTCTTTGACCGGATCTGATAAGGCTTTTGTCTAGTTTCTGCCAGTAAAGTCCTTTAACGTAAGGATCGGTGATGTTGTAATAATAATCTTTAATATAGGTGGGTTCATTATGCTTAACGAAATAATTCACCGCCGCTTTCTTGGAAGCAGAATCTATGGCATGCTTAAGATGTACATCTGCGTCCCAGAAACCTCTGTAGATCAATCTTTTTTTAATAGATTCCGTGCTTTTTTCACTTCTGGTCTGATCCAGGATGACAGGAGGTGTTCCCCAGCTGTGAAGCAGACGGTCTAAAAACAAAGTTTTTCCGATACTGCTTTTCATATCGTACTTAATGAAAAGAGAATCTCTCAGTTTCTGATTTCTCATTTCACTTGGGTAGGTCATGTATTCATTTAGTAAAGTATCGTATTTAGGATTGGCCATATTATAGAATCCTAAACTCAATGGCATGAAAAGAAGCTGCTTTTTATTGGGCTTCTGCTGAACGTAATCTTTCAGTTCCTCATCGAAAGATTCTTTTTTGTCTTCAAACTCAAAGTTGTTTTTAGTAAGCAGATATTCACCATCAGGAACTTTTTTAGTTGTACTGCACGCATAAAGGAGACCAACAAATGTTGCAAATGAGATAATTTTATAATATTTTTGAGGAGAATTCTTATAATGCTTACAGCTCATACAATAAAAGTTTTACAGTCTTTAGATAAAAAGAAGTTCAGACAAAAATACAATTTGTTTTTGGTTGAAGGTAATAAAATCATTTGTGAACTTTCTGAATCTAATTTTAAAGTTAAAGAAATATTTTCTACCGATCCGCAAAAATTGGACCGGACTGATGCCCCTGTAATCCAGATCACTGAAAATGAGCTGAGAAAAATCAGTTTCCTGAAAACCCCGAAAGATTCCGTGGCAGTTTGCTATCTTGCTGAAGATGAGAAAATGCAGGATAAAGAAGTTCAGCTGGTGCTTGACGGAATCCAGGACCCGGGAAATCTGGGAACCATTATCCGCCTGGCAGACTGGTTCGGAATAGAGCAGATTATCTGCAGTGAAGACACGGTAGATTTTTATAATCCTAAAGTGATCCAGGCCACAATGGGCTCCTTTACCAGAGTGAATATTGTATATACCAACCTTGTGGAGTATCTTTCTGAAACAGAGAATATCAATATCGGAACAGATATGGAAGGGGAGAACATTTATACTTTTGAAAAACCAGGAAAACTCAATCTGATTTTGGGAAATGAAGGAAACGGCATGAGGCCGGAAACAGAAAAGCTCTTGCAGCAATGCATCACCATCCCTAGATTCGGAAAATCCCAGTCTACAGAAAGCCTGAATGTTTCTATGGCCGCGGGGATTATTCTGGGGCAGCTGTTTTCTAAATAGAAGTTAGAAGTTAGATATTAGAGGTTAGTAATTTCGGTTAATAAAATACTTTTACTTGCAAGAAATGAAAGTTATTTGCACCGGCTCACTAATTTCTAATATCTAACTTCTAGTTTCTAGATTAACTGTTCCATGCTGGAAACACTCTTATTCTTCTGATACACTTCCAGTTTTTTTCTGACGTATTTCAGGGCAATAGGAGCGAGGTAGATCATAGCCGCACCTAGAAGTTTTCTTTTCCAGTTCGGGCTTTTCATGCTCTTTTTGGCATAATTTCCTACTACTGCTGTGATACCCAGTTTGATCAGGCTGTCCGTTACATTACCACCTAGTGCAGTACTTGCAATGCCTACAGCCGTATTTTTATTAATAAAGAGATCTTTTACCTCAGAGGTTAATTGTTTGGCGATAACATCTTTTCGGATCACTACCTTTTCATCACCGTCCTCATCTACCTTTTCCTGCAGATATTGATCTGAAAGACCGTTTGTGAAGGCACTCAGGCTTTCTTTCGTATTTTTAAAAGTAAGAAGATTTTCCAGGTCATTGATCTCGCCTTGAAGCAGCTTTTTCTTTCTTCTTAATTCGTCAATGCTTTCGTACTTTCTACCCATAGTTTAGTGATTTAAAAATTTAATAACCTGGTCTGCCACCATATTGACAATTTTTGTTTTGAAAGAAATAATAAATCCCATGATCACTACATAAAACCCTGCAACAATGAGAAATCCATAGGAAGTATTATCCAGTGCTTTGCCGATAAGAAATGCGATACCAAAATTAAAAAGGATAATAAAAAAAGTAAAAGCAACTAGCAGCACTACAAAGTAGGTAATGAGCCCAGCAGAAAGAGAAGATTTTTCGGTGGCTTCTATTTTCAGAAGATCTATTCTCTTTGATGCATATTCTTTAATAGTCTCTATCATTGTTTTTTTTTAAAGTTACAAAAAAAGGAACTTCTTTCAAAAAGTTCCTTCCCATAATTTACTCAAAAAATAAACTATTTATTTTTTAAGATCATTCAGCTCCGTTTCTACATCCTTTACTACATCTGCAGTTTTGGAAACAATCTGATCTTTATATTTGTCATAACCGTCTTTTACAGTATGAGCTACACTGCTCGCTGTTTCTTTAAAAGTAGAAGAAATATTGCTGTACTGATCTTTCACTCGTTCAGAAACCTCACCATACTTGTTTTTAGCCTGATCTTTTAAATCTTCAGCTTTGTTTTTGATTTTTTTTCTGGTTTCTTTACCTTCTTCAGGAGCATAAAGCATTCCTAAGATTACACCTGCTGCAGCACCTGCAAGAAGTCCTGCCAATATACCTGCTGTATTTTTTCCGTTTTTCGACATTTTACGCTTTTTTAATAGTTAATAAATATTAGTTTTTTTACTGACTTAAAATGTACAATTTGCATACCAAAGGAGGGAATATGCCTATTAAAAATTGTTAAATCTTCTTGATATAGGATAAAATAAGATCAATCGTTTCTTCTTTCGTAAGCGCTGTATTATCGATTACGATGGCATCCTCAGCCTGCTTTAAAGGGGCTATTTCCCTCTCACTGTCGATCTTGTCGCGGTCTATAAGATTTTGTTTTACCTGTTCCCGGTCCGCCTGTATTCCCAATCTTGCCAGTTCAAAATATCTTCTGTTGGTTCTTTCGTCTATACTGGCCGTAAGGAAGAACTTATAGTCCGCATCTGGCAGAACTACTGTCCCTATGTCACGTCCGTCCATAATAATACCGCCTTTTTCTGCCAATGACCGCTGGGAGCTCAGCAGAAAATCTCTTACTTCTTTCTGTTTAGCCACTACACTTACATTGTCCGAAACCTCATTGGTTCGGATTTGCTTGGAAATATCAATATGATTAAGATACAAAACCAGCTCGCCATGATCATTCCTGAATTCAAGCTCTATCTGGTCCAGTGAGGAAAACAGCTTCTGAAGGTCAACCTCATCATTCGCGTCTGTGCAGTTCTGTAATGCGAACCAGGTAACGCCTCTGTAAAGTGCACCGGTATCCAGGTGTATAAGACCCAGTTTATCGGCAATGACCTTAGAGATTGAACTTTTTCCGGTAGACGAGTACCCATCGATAGCTATTACAGGTTTTTTCATACCGCAAATTTCAAGATTTTTTTTAAAAAACCAAGGTTGTACAGAAAAAAATCTACTTTGTTTTACAGATTTTTGTTGGTGAATTATTCTCCCGCGTGGCTGCTAAGGTCCATAGAAACCCCTATCTGATTCACATTGGAAGAATTATGATAACGGATATGAGCATAATCTATACGGAATCTTCTCAGTTTGATTCCAAATCCGCCGGAAAGTCCGGAAAAGTTTCTCTGGTCTGCCACAGCCAGTTCATTTCCTCTTTTTGCATTATATCCGAGCCTGATATTGAACGCTTTTTCCGGGAAGAGTTCTGCTCCCACAGAAAAGTGATCTGCCAGTTTTCTTCCAAAGCCAACTTCCTGACCATTCACATTATATTCCTGTGAAATATCAAACCTCTGAAGATCGTGGGCGGTAATGGTAATGGCCAGAGGAATCGCTTTGAGGATTCTGGTATAACCCAAATCTATCCTGAAGGGAAGATTTTCTGTAGTCCCGTTAAATGATTTCAGCTGGAAACCGAAATTTCTAAGGACCAGGGAAAGGACTTCCTTGTTCTTTTTATTATGATAGGTTACTCCCGCGGTTCCTGAAATTGCAGAAGAGGTATAGGTGTCAATTTTAGAAGTGATGAAATTGATGCCCCCGCCAATCGTCCAGTCTTCTTCAAACTGGTAAGCATAACCGGCGCCAATTGCAACGTCCGAAGCTTTGAACTCTCCGTTTTCATAGCCGCTTTCGTCGGTTCTGGGAATACTTCCGTAGCTCATATACCTGGCATTGATGGTAGCCATGTGCCCGTTGTCGAAATCTCTGGCATAGGCTATGGTACCGTATTTGGAATCTGCAAGGTAAGTTGCGGCGTTCACTGAGAGCTGTTTGTCTGAATCTCTATTTAAAAGGGCCGGGTTTGCAATAGCAAAGGAAACATCATGATCTCTGATGGAAATTGCATCGCCGCCTAAAGCAGCCTGCCGGGCAGATACAGGGATGTTTAAGAAAGGATAAACATTTGTTCCTATTTGAGCATAAGAAACAATTCCTGTCAGAAATAATGAAAAAATGACAATTTTCTTCAATTCAATTTATAATTAATGCAAAAATAATCCTTTTTCGTACTTATCAAAATATTTCTGACATTATTTCTGCGTAAATATTTTTCTTTTTTCAATATTTTTAATGATTATATTTGCAAAATCAAATTTCGGAGAAACAGCTCCGGTAAGTTTATTAAAAAATAAAGATGAAATACAAAAGAATCCTTCTGAAACTAAGTGGCGAGGCCTTAATGGGGAACAGACAATATGGTATAGACAATGAAAGACTGCAGGAATATGCTGCTGAGATCAAAAAAGTAGTAGAAAAAGGCTGTGAGGTAGCGATTGTCATTGGAGGAGGAAACATTTTCCGCGGAGTCGCAGGTGCTGCGAAAGGAATGGACAGAGTGCAGGGAGATTATATGGGAATGCTGGCCACTGTAATCAACGGGATGGCTCTTCAGGGAGCACTGGAAGATGCGGGAATCAAAACGAGACTTCAGTCTGCAATCGAAATGGATAAAGTAGCGGAGCCTTTCATCAAAAGAAGAGCCGTAAGACACCTTGAAAAAGGAAGAGTAGTGATCTTCGGGGCAGGAACAGGAAATCCATATTTTACAACGGATACAGCTGCTACCTTAAGAGCTATAGAAATTGGTGCAGATGTAATTCTGAAAGGGACAAGAGTAGACGGAATCTACGACAGCGATCCTGAAAAAAATGCAGATGCCGTAAAATACAATTCCCTGTCATTCGACGAGGTGTATGCTAAAAACCTTAAAGTAATGGATATGACCGCCTTCACTTTAAGCCACGAAAATAAACTGCCTATCATTGTATTCGATATGAATAAGGATGGGAATCTGGAGAAAATTGTAGATGGAGAGAATGTAGGAACTTTGGTTGATTTGTAATCAGGTAGGAGGATGATTGAAGATTTAAATATTTAATGATTTAAAAATTAAAAGATTTAGAGATTTAGAGATTACTCATTGCTTATTACTCATTACTTATTGATCATCATTTATAAAAATGTGTAATTTATCAAATTTTAACTATATAATGGAAGAATTAGATCTTATATTAGAATCTGTAAAACAGGACATGGATGCGGCTGTGAAGCACCTGGATCATGCGTTTCAAAGAATCAGGGCAGGACGTGCTTCTACCTCAATGGTTCAGGATGTAATGGTAGAATATTACGGAGCTCCAACTCCTATTAACCAGGTTGCGAATGTTTCTGTACCGGATGCCATGACCATTTCTATTCAACCTTGGGACAGAACAGCGATCGGCCCCATTGAAAAAGCAATTATCAATTCAAATTTAGGGTTTGCACCATCTAATAACGGTGAAAACATTATCCTGAATGTTCCGCCTTTAACAGAGGAAAGAAGAAGAGAACTGGCAAAACAGGCCAAAGTAGAGACTGAAGGAACCAAAGTAACGATTAGAAACGCAAGACAGGACGGGTTGAAAGAACTTAAAAAACTTGACGGAGTTTCTGAAGACGTTGTAAAAGGGGTGGAAGAAGAAATCCAGGGATATACTGACAAATATGTAAAAATTTGTGAAGATCATCTTAAGACGAAGGAAGCTGAAATTATGAAAGTGTAATTTCAGAGTTTAAAATAAAAAAGAGGTTTCCTATGAAGCCTCTTTTGTTTTTACAGACACTGTATTTCTCCTTTTTGGTCTTTGTGTTTCAATAAAGACTGATAGGTTTTAAGGACTTCATCCACGCTGCATTTGATTTCCTTACCGGCAGTCTGATCTGCAACATTTTTTTGTTTGTTATCTGACCGTATGCTGTATTGTTTCTGAAGGCATTTCAATGGCTTGTCATTTTGCAGATAGATGCGTGTTTCTGTGATGTCATCTTTTGTGATGGGCTTTTCCGGAGTTCCGCCGTCAAAATTCCAGACTGTTTCTTC containing:
- a CDS encoding TrmH family RNA methyltransferase is translated as MLTAHTIKVLQSLDKKKFRQKYNLFLVEGNKIICELSESNFKVKEIFSTDPQKLDRTDAPVIQITENELRKISFLKTPKDSVAVCYLAEDEKMQDKEVQLVLDGIQDPGNLGTIIRLADWFGIEQIICSEDTVDFYNPKVIQATMGSFTRVNIVYTNLVEYLSETENINIGTDMEGENIYTFEKPGKLNLILGNEGNGMRPETEKLLQQCITIPRFGKSQSTESLNVSMAAGIILGQLFSK
- the porQ gene encoding type IX secretion system protein PorQ — translated: MKKIVIFSLFLTGIVSYAQIGTNVYPFLNIPVSARQAALGGDAISIRDHDVSFAIANPALLNRDSDKQLSVNAATYLADSKYGTIAYARDFDNGHMATINARYMSYGSIPRTDESGYENGEFKASDVAIGAGYAYQFEEDWTIGGGINFITSKIDTYTSSAISGTAGVTYHNKKNKEVLSLVLRNFGFQLKSFNGTTENLPFRIDLGYTRILKAIPLAITITAHDLQRFDISQEYNVNGQEVGFGRKLADHFSVGAELFPEKAFNIRLGYNAKRGNELAVADQRNFSGLSGGFGIKLRRFRIDYAHIRYHNSSNVNQIGVSMDLSSHAGE
- the frr gene encoding ribosome recycling factor, which gives rise to MEELDLILESVKQDMDAAVKHLDHAFQRIRAGRASTSMVQDVMVEYYGAPTPINQVANVSVPDAMTISIQPWDRTAIGPIEKAIINSNLGFAPSNNGENIILNVPPLTEERRRELAKQAKVETEGTKVTIRNARQDGLKELKKLDGVSEDVVKGVEEEIQGYTDKYVKICEDHLKTKEAEIMKV
- a CDS encoding phage holin family protein translates to MIETIKEYASKRIDLLKIEATEKSSLSAGLITYFVVLLVAFTFFIILFNFGIAFLIGKALDNTSYGFLIVAGFYVVIMGFIISFKTKIVNMVADQVIKFLNH
- the tamL gene encoding translocation and assembly module lipoprotein TamL, whose protein sequence is MSCKHYKNSPQKYYKIISFATFVGLLYACSTTKKVPDGEYLLTKNNFEFEDKKESFDEELKDYVQQKPNKKQLLFMPLSLGFYNMANPKYDTLLNEYMTYPSEMRNQKLRDSLFIKYDMKSSIGKTLFLDRLLHSWGTPPVILDQTRSEKSTESIKKRLIYRGFWDADVHLKHAIDSASKKAAVNYFVKHNEPTYIKDYYYNITDPYVKGLYWQKLDKSLIRSGQRLDQTVLEKEVTRINELMRENGYYRFNSTNEEVYFVADSLKSKKQVPLTLEIHKDSADHRYKVATIGNIDVAIVNEAGDFPKNTVKDSLRRIRFHKVDESYKTSSLWRAVIVDHKKVYDQKALDLTKRNFIAMNNFSIIKARDSLRRGGTMAPNDSIVDVLYVLKPLPKYELKLGTDINYSQLLNLGVSPSVDLTTRNVFKGAENLSTSISGTFGSIRSTKNIDKRELAYEISAQASLNFPRLLLPFDYYKLLPKRYTPTSSILLGASVQNNIGLGRVNFNTGLNYQANVNDQVSHRLTLFNTQVSLTKNKDAYYDYFANDAVIKDDMFANYFAYTSNSSVPEIASIENRYRSGQLSIDDVSEMILKDIPYYTTLDKKGQDLLLAFMGSLVNKDRQTQDILISSMIYNFVYNEIGKKDYPNAFYFNGKVELAGNILSIFNQKRDAGGVVTNPQRTIFGLPYAQFVKFDIDTRKYFKFNGNQTLVLRQFIGVGIPYGNSTDMPVIKSYFNGGSNDIRAWVAFGGLGPSDSQIDERVRTYMTNNVKLTTNIEYRIPFNEMYEGALFTDIGNTWSLRKPDGSGGYGDEFKFNKFLGQMGIGSGLGLRVNVAYITFRLDLAYKIYDPNKPDGDRWRFKNFQPFKPTLNIAFGYPF
- the pyrH gene encoding UMP kinase gives rise to the protein MKYKRILLKLSGEALMGNRQYGIDNERLQEYAAEIKKVVEKGCEVAIVIGGGNIFRGVAGAAKGMDRVQGDYMGMLATVINGMALQGALEDAGIKTRLQSAIEMDKVAEPFIKRRAVRHLEKGRVVIFGAGTGNPYFTTDTAATLRAIEIGADVILKGTRVDGIYDSDPEKNADAVKYNSLSFDEVYAKNLKVMDMTAFTLSHENKLPIIVFDMNKDGNLEKIVDGENVGTLVDL
- the cmk gene encoding (d)CMP kinase, which codes for MKKPVIAIDGYSSTGKSSISKVIADKLGLIHLDTGALYRGVTWFALQNCTDANDEVDLQKLFSSLDQIELEFRNDHGELVLYLNHIDISKQIRTNEVSDNVSVVAKQKEVRDFLLSSQRSLAEKGGIIMDGRDIGTVVLPDADYKFFLTASIDERTNRRYFELARLGIQADREQVKQNLIDRDKIDSEREIAPLKQAEDAIVIDNTALTKEETIDLILSYIKKI
- a CDS encoding YtxH domain-containing protein — its product is MSKNGKNTAGILAGLLAGAAAGVILGMLYAPEEGKETRKKIKNKAEDLKDQAKNKYGEVSERVKDQYSNISSTFKETASSVAHTVKDGYDKYKDQIVSKTADVVKDVETELNDLKK
- a CDS encoding phosphoribosyl-ATP pyrophosphatase, whose amino-acid sequence is MGRKYESIDELRRKKKLLQGEINDLENLLTFKNTKESLSAFTNGLSDQYLQEKVDEDGDEKVVIRKDVIAKQLTSEVKDLFINKNTAVGIASTALGGNVTDSLIKLGITAVVGNYAKKSMKSPNWKRKLLGAAMIYLAPIALKYVRKKLEVYQKNKSVSSMEQLI